A DNA window from Camelina sativa cultivar DH55 chromosome 17, Cs, whole genome shotgun sequence contains the following coding sequences:
- the LOC104755505 gene encoding SNARE-interacting protein KEULE, whose product MSYSDSDSSSQAGGEYKNFRQITRERLLYEMLRSAKTGSSKSTWKVLIMDKLTVKIMSYACKMADITQEGVSLVEDIFRRRQPLPSMDAIYFIQPTKENVIMFLSDMSGKSPLYKKAFVFFSSPVSKELVGHIKKDSSVLPRIGALREMNLEFFAIDSQGFITDHERALEDLFGDEETSRKGDACLNVMASRIATVFASLREFPAVRYRAAKSLDALTMTTLRDLIPTKLAAGIWNCLAKHKQSIENFPQTETCELLILDRSIDQIAPIIHEWTYDAMCHDLLDMQGNKYVHVIPSKSGGQPEKKDVLLEEHDPIWLELRHAHIADASERLHDKMTNFLSKNKAAQLQHGKRDGGELSTRDLQKMVQALPQYSEQIDKLSLHVEIARKLNDLIREQGLRELGQLEQDLVFGDAGMKDVIKYLSTQEEASREGKLRLLMILATIYPEKFEGEKGLNLMKLAKLPSDDMTAVNNMRLLGSAVDAKKSISGGFTLKFDLHKKKRAVRKERQEEAAWQLSRFYPMIEELIEKLSKGELPKEDFPCMNEPSPSFHGSTSLPSAASSSQGQAAQSMRSRRTPTWAKPRGSDDGYSSDSVLRHASSDFRKMGQRIFVFIVGGATRSELKVCHKLSTKLKREVILGSTSLDDPPQFITKLKLLTANELSIDDLQI is encoded by the exons ATGTCGTACTCCGATTCCGATTCGTCGTCTCAGGCTGGTGGCGAGTACAAGAATTTCCGGCAGATTACTCGTGAAC GACTCTTGTATGAGATGCTTAGATCTGCGAAGACAGGGAGCTCAAAATCCACCTGGAAG GTACTAATCATGGACAAACTCACTGTCAAGATAATGTCATACGCCTGCAAAATGGCTGATATCACACAGGAAGGAGTTTCAC TTGTTGAAGACATATTTAGACGAAGACAACCTCTACCTTCAATGGATGCGATTTATTTCATCCAGCCAACTAAAGAGAa CGTCATCATGTTCTTGTCAGACATGTCTGGGAAATCACCCTTGTACAAGAA ggcatttgttttcttcagttcaCCGGTTTCCAAGGAGCTGGTTGGTCACATCAAAAAGGATTCGAGTGTGTTACCTCGGATTGGAGCATTGAGAGAG atgaatttggagttttttgcTATTGATAGCCAG GGTTTCATCACTGATCATGAGAGAGCTTTAGAGGATCTTTTCGGTGACGAAGAAACTTCTCGAAAAGGCGATGCATGTTTGAATGTTATGGCTTCTCGAATTGCCACGGTCTTTGCTTCACTACGG GAATTTCCAGCAGTACGATACCGAGCTGCAAAGTCACTTGATGCATTGACAATGACTACTTTGCGCGATTTAATCCCCACAAAGCTTGCAGCTGGAATCTGGAATTGTCtggcaaaacataaacaatcgaTTGAAAATTTCCCTCAGACGGAAACGTGCGAGCTCCTCATCCTTGATAGATCCATAGACCAG ATTGCCCCTATTATACATGAGTGGACTTATGATGCTATGTGCCACGATTTACTGGACATGCAAGGGAACAAATATGTACATGTG attccAAGCAAATCAGGCGGACAACCAGAGAAGAAAGATGTGCTCTTGGAGGAACACGATCCTATTTGGCTAGAGCTTCGACATGCACATATAGCAGAT GCTAGTGAAAGATTGCATGACAAGATGACTAACTTCTTATCGAAAAACAAAGCTGCTCAGCTTCAGCATGGTAAGAG AGATGGAGGTGAGCTTTCTACAAGGGATCTGCAGAAGATGGTTCAAGCGTTGCCACAGTACAGTGAACAAATTGACAAGCTCTCGCTCCATGTAGAG ATTGCTAGAAAACTCAACGACCTTATCAGAGAACAGGGTCTTCGGGAGCTTGGACAACTTGAACAAGACCTTGTTTTTGGTGATGCTGGGATGAAAGATGTGATTAAATATTTGAGTACGCAAGAG GAGGCAAGCCGTGAAGGTAAGTTACGCCTGTTGATGATCCTTGCAACAATTTACCCTGAAAAGTTTGAAGGTGAAAAGGGTCTAAATCTAATGAAG TTGGCCAAACTCCCATCTGATGACATGACCGCGGTAAACAATATGAGACTACTTGGTTCAGCTGTCGATGCCAAAAAGAGTATCTCGGGAGGTTTCACTTTGAAGTTTGATCTTCACAAG AAAAAACGAGCTGTCAGGAAAGAGCGCCAAGAGGAAGCAGCATGGCAGTTATCTCGGTTTTACCCCATGATTGAG GAACTCATCGAAAAACTTAGCAAAGGAGAATTGCCAAAAGAGGATTTCCCATGTATGAATGAACCAAGCCCAAGTTTCCATGGATCAACTTCACTTCCATCAGCAGCAAGTAGTAGTCAAGGTCAAGCTGCTCAGTCCATGAGATCAAGACGCACACCAACATGGGCGAAACCTCGAGGTTCAGATGATGGATATTCAAG tGATTCGGTACTGAGACATGCGTCAAGCGATTTCAGGAAGATGGGACAGAGAATATTTGTGTTCATTGTTGGGGGAGCGACTAGATCAGAG TTAAAAGTATGCCACAAACTATCgacaaaactcaaaagagaagTAATCCTTGGGTCTACAAGCCTCGACGATCCTCCACAGTTCATAACG AAATTGAAGCTTCTGACTGCAAATGAGTTATCAATAGACGATCTCCAAATATGA
- the LOC104755504 gene encoding deoxyribodipyrimidine photo-lyase-like, whose translation MASSISVQTGRIRVLKKGSWQPSDQTVGPVVYWMFRDQRLRDNWALIHAVDLANRTNAPVAVVFNLFDQFLGAKARQLGFMLKGLRQLHRQIDSLQVPFFLLQGDAKETIPNFIEECGASHLVTDFSPLREIRSCKDEVVKRTSESLAIHEVDAHNVVPVWAASGKLEYSARTIRGKINKLLPDYLIEFPILEPPTKKWAGMVDKVDWDSLIDKVVREGAEVPEIEWCLPGEDAGMEVLMGAKDGFLTKRLKNYSTDRNNPVKPKALSGLSPYLHFGQISAQRCALEARKVRTTSPQAVDTFLEEMIVRRELSDNFCYYQPHYDSLEGAWEWARKSLMDHASDKREHVYSLEQLEKGQTADPLWNASQLEMVYQGKMHGFMRMYWAKKILEWTKGPEEALSISIYLNNKYEIDGRDPSGYVGCMWSICGVHDQGWKERPVFGKIRYMNYAGCKRKFNVDSYISYVKSLVSVTKKKRKAEEQLTKDSTNPKIVSV comes from the exons aTGGCGTCGTCAATCTCGGTTCAAACGGGTCGGATCCGGGTCTTAAAGAAAGGCTCATGGCAACCGTCGGATCAAACGGTGGGTCCTGTAGTTTACTGGATGTTTAGGGATCAACGGTTGAGAGATAACTGGGCGTTGATTCACGCCGTCGATTTGGCGAACAGAACCAACGCGCCGGTGGCCGTCGTGTTCAATTTGTTCGATCAATTTCTGGGCGCAAAGGCGAGGCAATTAGGGTTTATGTTAAAGGGTTTGCGCCAGCTTCACCGTCAAATCGATTCTCTTCAAGTTCCGTTTTTTCTATTACAG GGAGATGCAAAGGAGACAATCCCTAATTTCATAGAAGAGTGTGGAGCTTCACATCTGGTTACTGATTTCTCTCCTTTACGAGAAATCAGGAGTTGTAAAGATGAGGTTGTTAAGAGAACTAGTGAGTCATTAGCGATACATGAGGTTGATGCTCACAATGTAGTTCCAGTGTGGGCTGCTTCTGGTAAATTGGAGTACAGTGCTAGAACTATACGGGGTAAGATCAACAAACTACTACCTGATTACCTCATTGAGTTTCCTATACTCGAACCGCCAACGAAGAAGTGGGCTGGGATGGTGGATAAGGTGGATTGGGATAGTCTCATTGATAAAGTTGTAAG GGAGGGTGCAGAAGTTCCTGAGATTGAATGGTGTCTGCCAGGAGAAGATGCGGGGATGGAAGTATTGATGGGGGCTAAAGATGGGTTCTTGACGAAAAGGTTGAAGAATTATTCAACGGACAGGAATAATCCAGTGAAGCCGAAAGCACTCTCTGGTCTCTCTCCTTATCTACATTTCGGGCAGATATCGGCTCAGCGATGTGCCTTAGAGGCACGTAAAGTCCGGACTACTTCCCCTCAG GCGGTAGACACATTCTTGGAAGAAATGATTGTGCGAAGAGAACTCTCCGATAATTTTTGCTACTATCAACCTCATTATGATTCTTTGGAAGGAGCTTGGGAGTGGGCACGCAAGTCATTAATGGATCATGCTTCTGATAAGAGGGAACACGTTTACTC GCTGGAGCAGTTAGAGAAGGGACAGACAGCAGATCCT TTATGGAATGCTTCACAGTTAGAGATGGTTTATCAAGGGAAAATGCACGGTTTCATGAG AATGTATTGGGCGAAGAAAATTCTAGAATGGACCAAGGGACCTGAAGAGGCTCTCTCAATATCCATCTATCTAAATAACAAG TATGAGATCGATGGTCGTGACCCTAGTGGATATGTTGGGTGTATGTGGTCTATATGCGGCGTTCATGATCAG GGGTGGAAAGAGAGGCCGGTTTTTGGGAAGATACGGTACATGAATTACGCGGGTTGCAAAAGGAAATTCAACGTGGACAGTTACATCTCTTATGTCAAGAGTTTGGTGTCagtaacaaagaagaagaggaaagctGAAGAACAGCTCACCAAAGACTCTACTAATCCGAAGATAGTTAGTGTTTAG